One segment of Yersinia kristensenii DNA contains the following:
- a CDS encoding FUSC family protein, producing MTTVADGTLGGIIRQAKADLAYFPGRVAMAWRVAALCALMALVAMVYGIPESAISCYLIIFVMKPDGVESMVMAIAITILVSLVVGLVFLLIHFTLEAAPLRMAALIVSSFLFLYLGSASKLGPVGSIIALVIAFVMTLLSDIPMGEVATRGLLYAWLMAVAPMLLIIGFNLFLGRAPQTLLRASLSERLSTVAEALREPSAANLARVGDLLQEGQNEHQQRALFVRIFHLRPSAEAAWLESAVKSSYRLLLATSALPAASPEHVRLELANYCSATAQAISTGNVVDIINFSSESASSEIKEISNALIALATGDSGQDLDAPKSSFFAADALTNPVHQQFALKTTAAALICYLIYTALDWQDIHTAMITCYVAALGTTGETVHKLVLRIIGCLIGALMGVLSIIFIIPHLNDIGQLMALVFGCILLAAWVSCGSERIAYAGVQVGLAFLLTVLQGFGPSTDLGVALDRVLGILLGNLVVYMIFTRLWPVAITDAVRIHISNSLKALTNLAALSPEARPAALREATIVEAEISSAQEELALIPFEPAQLRPSREECARLQAILAEMGKLCPVLFLPTEKSASDVEQLRRLSAGGDATTLSNKQKQNGTSLRQELLPIDLTIQQRIKRLEELLGIG from the coding sequence ATGACGACGGTTGCTGACGGCACCCTTGGCGGCATCATCCGCCAGGCAAAAGCTGATTTAGCCTATTTCCCTGGGCGAGTGGCGATGGCCTGGCGGGTAGCGGCGCTCTGCGCATTGATGGCTCTGGTCGCCATGGTGTACGGCATTCCAGAATCTGCGATCAGCTGCTATCTCATTATTTTCGTGATGAAACCGGATGGTGTAGAAAGCATGGTGATGGCTATTGCTATCACCATATTGGTGTCGCTGGTCGTTGGCTTGGTATTCCTGCTTATCCACTTCACGTTGGAAGCCGCGCCATTGCGTATGGCGGCTTTGATTGTTAGCTCATTTTTGTTTCTCTATCTCGGCTCTGCCAGCAAACTCGGCCCTGTTGGGAGTATTATTGCGCTGGTGATTGCTTTTGTGATGACGTTGCTGAGTGATATTCCGATGGGGGAAGTGGCAACGCGGGGGCTGTTGTATGCCTGGTTAATGGCTGTTGCCCCGATGTTGTTGATTATTGGCTTCAACCTTTTTCTTGGCCGGGCACCTCAGACATTATTGCGCGCCAGTTTATCCGAGCGGCTATCTACCGTGGCGGAGGCATTGCGCGAACCTAGTGCCGCCAACCTCGCCCGTGTAGGGGATCTGCTGCAAGAAGGACAAAATGAACATCAACAACGGGCGCTTTTTGTGCGTATTTTTCATCTGCGACCCTCGGCTGAAGCGGCCTGGCTAGAGAGCGCGGTAAAAAGCAGTTACCGGTTGCTGTTGGCAACCTCGGCTTTACCAGCAGCCTCACCGGAACATGTTCGCCTCGAACTGGCGAACTATTGTAGTGCTACAGCACAGGCCATTTCTACGGGAAATGTGGTTGATATTATTAACTTTTCTAGCGAGAGTGCCAGTAGCGAAATAAAAGAAATCAGCAACGCGCTGATAGCGCTAGCGACAGGGGATAGTGGGCAAGATTTGGATGCGCCTAAATCATCATTCTTTGCCGCAGACGCCCTAACCAACCCTGTTCATCAGCAGTTTGCCCTGAAAACTACGGCCGCGGCGCTGATTTGCTATCTGATCTACACCGCATTGGACTGGCAGGATATTCATACCGCCATGATCACCTGCTATGTTGCGGCGCTGGGCACCACCGGCGAGACGGTGCATAAACTCGTATTACGGATCATTGGTTGCTTGATTGGGGCATTGATGGGGGTGCTGTCGATTATCTTCATCATTCCCCATCTGAATGATATTGGGCAATTGATGGCGCTGGTGTTTGGCTGCATTCTACTGGCCGCTTGGGTGTCATGTGGTAGTGAGCGCATCGCGTATGCTGGAGTGCAGGTCGGGCTGGCCTTCTTGCTGACGGTATTGCAAGGTTTTGGGCCGAGCACTGATCTGGGCGTAGCGCTGGATAGGGTGCTGGGTATTTTGCTGGGCAATCTGGTGGTGTATATGATTTTCACCCGATTATGGCCGGTGGCGATTACAGATGCGGTGCGTATACATATCAGTAACAGCTTGAAGGCGCTAACAAATTTAGCCGCATTATCGCCCGAAGCACGGCCAGCGGCGCTAAGAGAGGCTACCATTGTTGAGGCGGAGATTAGCAGTGCGCAAGAAGAACTGGCGCTGATCCCCTTCGAGCCCGCGCAATTACGCCCCTCGCGAGAAGAATGCGCGCGCTTACAAGCAATACTGGCCGAAATGGGTAAATTATGCCCGGTGTTATTTCTCCCCACTGAAAAATCGGCGTCCGATGTAGAACAATTGCGTCGGCTTTCGGCAGGTGGCGATGCTACGACATTATCTAACAAGCAAAAACAGAATGGCACATCCTTGCGGCAAGAATTATTGCCAATTGATCTGACTATTCAACAACGTATAAAGCGGCTTGAGGAACTTCTGGGAATTGGATGA
- a CDS encoding YtcA family lipoprotein yields the protein MNNMTSLRKQQGLFSLFLSAIKQNLWLGPWVLLSAIALSGCSGAEAPSFSLVGSYFPSWMACAFIGIITAVIARVVFIRVGIDDVLPWRLLVYVCLALAVAFICSLLLFTR from the coding sequence ATGAATAATATGACTTCCCTCAGGAAGCAGCAGGGGCTTTTTTCTCTGTTTTTAAGCGCCATAAAACAGAATCTATGGCTTGGGCCATGGGTTCTGTTATCGGCTATCGCCCTGAGTGGTTGCTCAGGTGCCGAGGCTCCCTCGTTTTCGTTGGTCGGTTCCTATTTTCCCTCTTGGATGGCTTGCGCTTTTATCGGAATAATCACAGCAGTGATTGCGCGTGTTGTATTTATTCGAGTTGGTATTGATGATGTGCTGCCATGGCGGCTGTTGGTGTATGTCTGTCTGGCGCTTGCGGTGGCATTTATCTGTTCTCTATTACTGTTTACGCGATGA
- the mdtN gene encoding multidrug transporter subunit MdtN, translating into MNKLQGSGRKRQLALIVAGVIIIAAAILGWLSVRQTTLNPLSEDAELGASVVHVVSAVPGRIISINVTENSKVQRGDLLFTIEPDLYRLQVEQAQAELKMAEAARDTQQRTVVAEQSNAAITNEQIVRAQANLRLATQTLARLQPLLPKGYVTAQQVDDAATAKHDAEVSLKQALKQSFAAEALVSSTAASEALVVARRAALAIAERELANTQVRAPHDGRVVGLTVAAGEFVVPDQAIFTLINTEHWHASAFFRETELKHIKVGDCATVYVMADRQRAIQGRVEGIGWGVSSEDMLNIPRGLPYVPKSLNWVRVVQRFPVRISLEKPPEDLMRVGATAVVIVRNDDGC; encoded by the coding sequence ATGAATAAACTACAGGGGAGTGGGCGCAAACGGCAACTGGCGCTAATTGTTGCTGGCGTTATCATCATCGCGGCCGCAATACTAGGTTGGCTTTCGGTGCGGCAGACCACACTGAATCCGTTGTCTGAGGATGCCGAGTTAGGGGCCAGTGTGGTGCATGTTGTCAGTGCGGTTCCGGGGCGTATTATCTCAATTAATGTCACGGAAAACAGCAAGGTTCAGCGGGGTGACCTGTTGTTCACCATCGAACCGGATCTTTATCGGCTACAAGTCGAACAGGCGCAGGCCGAGCTAAAAATGGCGGAGGCCGCCCGCGATACCCAGCAACGGACAGTGGTGGCGGAGCAATCCAATGCGGCGATCACCAATGAACAGATTGTCCGAGCGCAGGCCAACCTCAGGTTAGCCACTCAGACATTAGCCCGTCTGCAACCTTTACTCCCAAAAGGCTATGTGACCGCGCAGCAGGTCGATGATGCGGCGACGGCAAAACACGATGCCGAGGTCAGCCTAAAACAAGCTTTAAAACAGTCATTTGCCGCGGAGGCTTTGGTCAGCAGCACCGCTGCTTCTGAAGCGCTGGTGGTGGCACGCCGAGCCGCACTGGCGATTGCTGAACGCGAACTGGCGAATACACAAGTGCGTGCGCCCCACGATGGTCGAGTCGTCGGGCTGACAGTTGCCGCCGGGGAGTTTGTCGTTCCGGATCAGGCTATTTTTACGCTTATTAATACCGAACATTGGCATGCCTCGGCATTTTTCCGCGAGACAGAACTGAAGCATATCAAGGTGGGCGATTGCGCTACCGTGTATGTCATGGCGGACAGACAGCGCGCAATTCAGGGGCGGGTCGAGGGGATTGGTTGGGGCGTGAGTTCTGAAGATATGTTGAATATTCCGCGTGGTCTGCCTTATGTGCCGAAGTCACTAAATTGGGTACGTGTTGTTCAGCGTTTCCCGGTGAGAATCAGTCTGGAAAAACCGCCGGAGGACCTGATGCGAGTTGGGGCGACTGCTGTGGTTATTGTGCGTAATGACGACGGTTGCTGA